In Aeromicrobium marinum DSM 15272, one genomic interval encodes:
- a CDS encoding alpha/beta fold hydrolase, whose amino-acid sequence MADVAGPRTLEVDLPRLRASALAWGPDDGPLVLCLHGFPDTAWTWRAVAPLLAAQGYRVVAPFLRGYPPTARPDDRDFHVGALMSDAIEWHAALGADDRAAVVGHDWGALAAHGLAAHGRSPFSRVVAMAVPAPVALFRPWPHPLRWIRAVGPQLLLSWYTVVLALPGSDRLVPRLVPFLWRRWSPGHDAAEDLELLAAAMATREGRQAMVAPYRATIRVNRPDRAYRALQADAFRAARVPVRYLHGADDGCVHAGFAERARAVLPQPDVHVVPGAGHFLQVERPDVVAALLLDHLAP is encoded by the coding sequence GTGGCTGACGTCGCCGGACCGAGGACGCTCGAGGTCGACCTGCCCCGGCTGCGGGCCTCGGCGCTCGCGTGGGGTCCCGACGACGGACCGCTCGTGCTGTGCCTGCACGGTTTCCCGGACACCGCCTGGACGTGGCGTGCCGTCGCGCCGCTGCTCGCCGCCCAGGGGTACCGGGTGGTGGCGCCGTTCCTGCGCGGCTACCCACCGACGGCACGACCGGACGACCGCGACTTCCACGTCGGGGCCCTCATGTCCGACGCCATCGAGTGGCACGCGGCCCTCGGCGCCGACGACCGGGCGGCTGTCGTCGGCCACGACTGGGGCGCGCTCGCCGCCCACGGACTGGCGGCCCACGGGCGGTCGCCGTTCTCGCGGGTCGTCGCGATGGCCGTGCCGGCGCCCGTCGCGCTGTTCCGTCCGTGGCCGCACCCGCTGCGGTGGATCCGCGCCGTGGGTCCCCAGCTGCTGCTCAGCTGGTACACCGTGGTGCTCGCCCTGCCCGGGTCCGACCGGCTGGTGCCGCGGCTGGTCCCGTTCCTGTGGCGACGGTGGTCACCCGGCCACGACGCCGCGGAGGACCTCGAGCTGCTGGCAGCCGCGATGGCCACCCGGGAGGGCCGGCAGGCCATGGTCGCGCCGTACCGCGCGACCATCCGCGTGAACCGGCCGGATCGGGCCTACCGGGCGCTGCAGGCCGACGCCTTCCGGGCCGCCCGGGTGCCGGTGCGGTACCTGCACGGCGCCGACGACGGCTGCGTGCACGCGGGCTTCGCCGAGCGGGCGCGCGCGGTCCTTCCGCAGCCTGACGTGCACGTCGTCCCCGGCGCCGGCCACTTCCTCCAGGTCGAGCGGCCCGACGTGGTCGCCGCGCTCCTGCTCGACCACCTCGCCCCCTGA
- a CDS encoding zinc-binding dehydrogenase: MRAVTLHRGQLEVEDVPDLRPTKGQVLLDVTRCGICGSDLHARVHGDATADVAAEIGYDHFMRSDQRVVMGHEFTGTVVDYGPGTRRRWSSGTPVVAMPILGTGDGIHLTGLSQPAAGGYAEQVLTTEALTFEVPNGLAPERAALTEPLAVALHAVNRGAVGTRDTAVVVGCGPIGLAVILVLKARGVRTVIASDYSPGRRELARRCGADVVVDPAAESPWSTFDDSRKYLTEASSLFELAVDSMTKLRAVPLLPWNRVLETAQKLGAGPRGPVVFECVGMPGVIEHIVSAAPLLTRVVVVGVCMEPDTFRPAMAINKEVELRFAFGYDPAEFHRALLLIAEGKVDPSPLVTDTVGLDGVADAFDRLADPERHAKILVDPSA, encoded by the coding sequence ATGCGCGCCGTCACCCTGCACCGAGGTCAGCTCGAGGTCGAGGACGTCCCCGACCTCCGTCCGACGAAGGGGCAGGTCCTGCTCGACGTGACCCGGTGCGGCATTTGTGGGTCGGACCTGCACGCCCGCGTGCACGGCGATGCCACTGCCGACGTGGCCGCCGAGATCGGCTACGACCACTTCATGCGGTCCGACCAGCGGGTCGTGATGGGGCACGAGTTCACCGGCACGGTGGTCGACTACGGCCCCGGCACCCGCCGGCGGTGGTCCTCCGGGACGCCGGTGGTGGCGATGCCGATCCTGGGCACCGGCGACGGCATCCACCTGACCGGGCTCTCGCAGCCCGCCGCGGGCGGCTACGCCGAGCAGGTCCTCACCACCGAGGCCCTCACCTTCGAGGTGCCGAACGGTCTGGCCCCCGAACGAGCCGCGCTGACCGAGCCGCTGGCGGTCGCCCTGCACGCCGTCAACCGGGGCGCGGTCGGCACCCGGGACACCGCCGTGGTCGTCGGGTGCGGACCGATCGGCCTGGCCGTGATCCTGGTGCTCAAGGCTCGTGGCGTGCGGACCGTCATCGCCAGCGACTACTCCCCCGGCCGCCGCGAGCTGGCGCGCCGCTGCGGGGCCGACGTCGTCGTCGACCCGGCCGCCGAGTCCCCCTGGTCCACCTTCGACGACAGCCGGAAGTACCTCACCGAGGCCAGCTCGCTGTTCGAGCTCGCGGTGGACTCGATGACCAAGCTGCGCGCCGTGCCGCTGCTGCCGTGGAACCGGGTGCTCGAGACCGCGCAGAAGCTCGGGGCCGGTCCGCGTGGTCCGGTCGTCTTCGAGTGCGTCGGGATGCCCGGGGTGATCGAACACATCGTCAGTGCCGCCCCGCTGCTGACCCGCGTGGTCGTCGTGGGGGTGTGCATGGAGCCGGACACCTTCCGGCCGGCGATGGCCATCAACAAGGAGGTCGAGCTGCGGTTCGCCTTCGGCTACGACCCGGCGGAGTTCCACCGCGCCCTGCTGCTGATAGCCGAGGGCAAGGTCGACCCGTCACCGCTCGTGACCGACACGGTCGGTCTCGACGGGGTGGCCGACGCCTTCGACCGCCTCGCGGACCCCGAGCGCCACGCGAAGATTCTCGTCGACCCCTCCGCCTGA
- a CDS encoding Fur family transcriptional regulator → MSTGAALPVDGVEQLLRSAGLRVTRPRTAVMTAVHTHAHADTDTILGVVRADIGEVSHQAVYDVLRALTTAGLVRRIQPSGSLARYEARVGDNHHHVVCRSCGSIADVDCAVGEAPCLTGSDHHGYVVDEAEVIYWGTCPACTQRKDSHVRRT, encoded by the coding sequence GTGTCCACCGGTGCAGCACTCCCCGTCGACGGGGTCGAGCAGCTCCTCCGCTCCGCGGGCCTGAGGGTCACCCGGCCACGGACCGCGGTCATGACGGCCGTGCACACCCACGCGCACGCGGACACCGACACCATCCTCGGCGTCGTCCGCGCCGACATCGGCGAGGTGTCGCACCAGGCCGTCTACGACGTCCTGCGCGCCCTGACCACCGCCGGTCTCGTCCGCCGCATCCAGCCGTCGGGTTCCCTCGCCCGCTACGAGGCGCGCGTCGGCGACAACCACCACCACGTGGTGTGCCGCTCCTGCGGCTCGATCGCCGACGTCGACTGCGCCGTCGGCGAGGCGCCCTGCCTGACCGGGTCGGACCACCACGGCTACGTCGTCGACGAGGCCGAAGTCATCTACTGGGGCACCTGCCCTGCTTGCACCCAACGAAAGGATTCCCATGTCCGCAGAACATGA
- the katG gene encoding catalase/peroxidase HPI has protein sequence MSAEHDAVVGDMNDEASEQAGVCPVTGGGRAHPTIGSANQEWWPDRLNLKILAKNAPATDPLDDGFEYGEAFEALDYQALKSDLHALMTDSQDFWPADYGHYGPFFIRMAWHAAGTYRISDGRGGAGTGMQRFAPLNSWPDNGNLDKARRLLWPIKKKYGQQISWADLMVLTGNVALESMGLQTFGFAGGRADVWEPDEDVYWGPEQTWLGDERYTGDRELENPLAAVQMGLIYVNPEGPNGQPDPLAAARDIRETFRRMAMNDEETVALIAGGHTFGKTHGAADPDEYVGDDPEAAPMAELGLGWKNSFGSGKGRDAITSGLEVTWTQKPTEWTNLYFENLFGFEWELTKSPAGAHQWQPKDGAGANTVPDPEDGSLSRPPTMLTTDLALRLDPVYEPISRRFLENPAEFADAFARAWFKLTHRDMGPIERYLGPEVPSETLIWQDPVPAVDHELVGDDDVAALKAEILASGLTVPQLVSAAWASASTFRGSDKRGGSNGGRVRLEPQNGWEVNHPDQLAQVLSTLEGIRSGFAGTISMADLIVLGGVAAVEQAAKAAGHEVTVPFTPGRTDATQEQTDVESFSALEPTADGFRNYLGKGHRLPAEYLLVDRANLLTLSAPEMTVLVGGLRVLGANHAGSDHGVLTRTPGTLTNDFFVNLLDLGTEWKPVDESEETFEARDASGQVVWTGTRADLVFGSNSELRAVAEVYASDDATGKFVRDFVAAWDKVMNLGRYDLA, from the coding sequence ATGTCCGCAGAACATGACGCAGTCGTCGGAGACATGAACGACGAGGCCAGCGAGCAGGCCGGGGTCTGCCCCGTCACCGGCGGAGGCCGCGCGCACCCGACGATCGGATCGGCCAACCAGGAGTGGTGGCCGGACCGCCTGAACCTGAAGATCCTGGCCAAGAACGCGCCCGCCACCGACCCCCTCGACGACGGGTTCGAGTACGGCGAGGCCTTCGAGGCGCTCGACTACCAGGCCCTCAAGTCCGACCTGCACGCCCTGATGACCGACTCGCAGGACTTCTGGCCGGCCGACTACGGGCACTACGGCCCCTTCTTCATCCGGATGGCGTGGCACGCCGCCGGCACCTACCGGATCAGTGACGGCCGCGGCGGTGCCGGTACCGGCATGCAGCGCTTCGCGCCCCTCAACAGCTGGCCCGACAACGGCAACCTCGACAAGGCGCGCCGTCTGCTGTGGCCGATCAAGAAGAAGTACGGCCAGCAGATCTCCTGGGCCGACCTGATGGTCCTGACCGGCAACGTCGCCCTGGAGTCGATGGGCCTGCAGACCTTCGGCTTCGCCGGTGGTCGCGCCGACGTCTGGGAGCCCGACGAGGACGTCTACTGGGGCCCGGAGCAGACCTGGCTCGGCGACGAGCGCTACACCGGCGACCGTGAGTTGGAGAATCCGCTCGCCGCGGTGCAGATGGGCCTCATCTACGTCAACCCCGAGGGTCCCAACGGGCAGCCCGACCCGCTCGCCGCGGCCCGCGACATCCGCGAGACGTTCCGCCGGATGGCGATGAACGACGAGGAGACCGTCGCGCTGATCGCCGGTGGCCACACCTTCGGCAAGACCCACGGTGCCGCCGATCCCGACGAGTACGTCGGTGACGACCCCGAGGCCGCGCCGATGGCCGAGCTGGGCCTGGGCTGGAAGAACTCGTTCGGTTCCGGCAAGGGCCGCGACGCGATCACCAGCGGCCTGGAGGTCACCTGGACCCAGAAGCCGACGGAGTGGACCAACCTCTACTTCGAGAACCTGTTCGGCTTCGAGTGGGAGCTCACGAAGAGCCCGGCCGGCGCCCACCAGTGGCAGCCCAAGGACGGCGCCGGTGCCAACACCGTGCCCGACCCCGAGGACGGCTCGCTGTCGCGGCCGCCGACGATGCTCACCACCGACCTGGCGCTGCGCCTCGACCCGGTCTACGAGCCGATCTCGCGCCGCTTCCTGGAGAACCCGGCCGAGTTCGCCGACGCGTTCGCCCGCGCCTGGTTCAAGCTGACGCACCGCGACATGGGTCCGATCGAGCGCTACCTCGGCCCCGAGGTCCCGTCCGAGACCCTCATCTGGCAGGACCCGGTGCCGGCGGTCGACCACGAGCTCGTGGGCGACGACGACGTGGCCGCGCTGAAGGCCGAGATCCTGGCCTCGGGACTCACCGTCCCCCAGCTGGTCTCGGCCGCGTGGGCCTCGGCCTCGACCTTCCGCGGCAGTGACAAGCGGGGCGGTTCCAACGGTGGCCGGGTGCGGCTCGAGCCGCAGAACGGCTGGGAGGTCAACCACCCCGACCAGCTGGCGCAGGTGCTGAGCACGCTGGAGGGCATCCGCTCGGGCTTCGCCGGGACGATCTCGATGGCCGACCTGATCGTGCTGGGCGGTGTCGCCGCGGTCGAGCAGGCGGCGAAGGCGGCCGGCCACGAGGTCACCGTGCCGTTCACCCCGGGTCGCACCGACGCGACCCAGGAGCAGACCGATGTCGAGTCGTTCTCCGCGCTGGAGCCGACCGCCGACGGGTTCCGCAACTACCTGGGCAAGGGCCACCGCCTCCCGGCGGAGTACCTGCTGGTCGACCGCGCGAACCTGCTGACGCTCTCGGCCCCCGAGATGACCGTGCTCGTCGGCGGTCTGCGGGTCCTCGGCGCCAACCACGCCGGCTCCGACCACGGCGTGCTCACCCGCACGCCGGGCACGCTCACGAACGATTTCTTCGTCAACCTGCTCGACCTCGGGACCGAGTGGAAGCCGGTCGACGAGTCCGAGGAGACGTTCGAGGCCCGCGACGCCTCCGGTCAGGTCGTCTGGACCGGGACCCGCGCCGACCTGGTCTTCGGCTCGAACTCCGAGCTGCGGGCCGTCGCCGAGGTGTACGCCAGCGACGACGCCACCGGCAAGTTCGTGCGCGACTTCGTGGCCGCGTGGGACAAGGTCATGAACCTGGGTCGCTACGACCTGGCCTGA
- a CDS encoding class I SAM-dependent DNA methyltransferase, which produces MTTPRWFTDTKDGHSQWYAERFRALAEEGADLAGEARLVNALVQPASSVLDAGCGTGRLGAALHSFGHEVVGVDVDAVLVAEARAQHAGPTWVEADLAGLDLGRTFDAVVTAGNVMVFLAPGTEGDVVRRLAAHVAPGGVLVLGFRLDWHYGVDGLDTDLAAAGLVLEQRFATWDLRPFDSSAEFAVSVARQPEAGRT; this is translated from the coding sequence ATGACGACGCCTCGCTGGTTCACCGACACCAAGGACGGCCACTCCCAGTGGTACGCCGAGCGGTTCCGTGCCCTGGCGGAGGAGGGGGCCGACCTCGCCGGTGAGGCCCGGTTGGTCAACGCCCTGGTGCAGCCGGCGTCGAGCGTGCTCGACGCCGGCTGCGGCACCGGCCGGCTGGGGGCGGCGCTGCACTCCTTCGGCCACGAGGTCGTGGGGGTCGACGTCGACGCGGTCCTCGTGGCCGAGGCGCGGGCCCAGCACGCCGGGCCCACCTGGGTCGAGGCGGACCTCGCCGGGCTCGACCTGGGGCGGACCTTCGACGCGGTGGTGACGGCGGGCAACGTCATGGTGTTCCTCGCCCCGGGGACCGAGGGGGACGTGGTGCGCCGCCTCGCCGCCCACGTGGCGCCCGGAGGTGTCCTGGTGCTGGGATTCCGGCTCGACTGGCACTACGGGGTCGACGGGCTCGACACCGATCTGGCCGCGGCCGGTCTGGTGCTGGAGCAGAGGTTCGCGACGTGGGACCTGCGACCGTTCGACTCCTCCGCGGAGTTCGCGGTCAGCGTGGCCCGGCAGCCGGAGGCCGGGCGCACGTGA
- a CDS encoding pyridoxamine 5'-phosphate oxidase family protein has protein sequence MTASRPPGETFRVLSEPECRELLTTTTVGRVAFVDAAGIHLVPLNFAVIDDLVFFRTSPDSLLAGLPEAGEIAFGVDHHAELFRHGWNVTVKGSASRVTDPEQIRTVLATARLRPWAGGERDVVIALEPRSIEGRRVHD, from the coding sequence ATGACCGCGAGCCGCCCACCCGGCGAGACGTTCCGTGTCCTCTCCGAGCCCGAGTGCCGCGAGCTGCTCACCACCACCACGGTCGGTCGGGTCGCGTTCGTCGACGCGGCGGGGATCCACCTCGTCCCGTTGAACTTCGCGGTCATCGACGACCTCGTCTTCTTCCGCACCTCTCCCGACAGTCTGCTGGCCGGACTGCCCGAGGCGGGCGAGATCGCCTTCGGCGTCGACCACCACGCGGAGCTGTTCCGCCACGGGTGGAACGTCACGGTGAAGGGGTCCGCGTCCCGCGTGACCGACCCCGAGCAGATCCGGACGGTGCTGGCCACCGCCCGACTGCGTCCGTGGGCCGGGGGCGAGCGAGACGTGGTCATCGCCCTCGAGCCCCGCTCGATCGAGGGTCGTCGGGTGCACGACTGA
- a CDS encoding adenylate/guanylate cyclase domain-containing protein, protein MTSAWLVGPTDQSTVQLRRGLQVALTTTLVLTNVIGAVIVFGLSFIVTPGGPNSRYVAALAISVPVYVVAAVVVGASVVTLSAIRPLRWALEEREATPAERRVALRLPWRMTLIQFGLWIAAVVLFTGIALWAQPAAALSTAFSVGITGVVVSAIAYLFTEFSFRPIAARALAGRLPDEKLGAGVQWRMVLFWSLGTAAPVLGLVVAAVLALSRSDITVGQLASVVLGLAAVILAFGLLVTVLNARVVVAPIAAVSAAMEQVRDGELDVTVQVDDGTELGLLQAGFNDMAVGLRERERIRDLFGRHVGAAVATAATQGRVELGGETRTVSVLMIDLTGSTAFATDREPAEVVEMLNRFFAVVVEEVDRHEGLVNKFMGDAVLAIFGAPVDVGDHAGAALATARAIAGRLGVEVPEVGAGIGVSTGRAVAGNVGHSSRFEYTVIGDAVNAAARLTDLAKEVEGGVLVAADSVTAAGGDEQSHWVAHETVVLRGRAEPTPTARLSPA, encoded by the coding sequence GTGACCAGTGCGTGGTTGGTCGGACCCACCGACCAGTCGACCGTGCAGCTGCGCCGAGGGCTCCAGGTGGCGCTCACGACGACGCTGGTGCTGACCAACGTCATCGGTGCGGTGATCGTGTTCGGGCTCAGCTTCATCGTGACCCCCGGTGGACCCAACTCGCGGTACGTGGCCGCTCTCGCGATCAGCGTGCCGGTGTACGTCGTCGCCGCGGTCGTGGTGGGGGCGAGCGTCGTCACGCTCAGCGCGATCAGGCCGCTGCGGTGGGCGCTGGAGGAGCGGGAGGCGACGCCTGCCGAGCGGCGGGTGGCCCTGCGGCTGCCGTGGCGGATGACCCTGATCCAGTTCGGCCTGTGGATCGCAGCGGTGGTGCTCTTCACCGGCATCGCCCTGTGGGCCCAGCCGGCGGCGGCCCTCAGCACGGCCTTCTCGGTGGGCATCACCGGCGTCGTGGTCAGTGCGATCGCCTACCTGTTCACCGAGTTCTCCTTCCGCCCGATCGCCGCCCGGGCCCTGGCCGGCCGGCTGCCGGACGAGAAGCTCGGCGCAGGGGTCCAATGGCGGATGGTGCTGTTCTGGAGTCTCGGGACGGCGGCCCCGGTGCTCGGGCTCGTGGTCGCCGCCGTGCTGGCGCTGTCGAGGTCGGACATCACGGTCGGGCAGCTGGCATCGGTCGTGCTGGGGCTCGCCGCGGTCATCCTGGCCTTCGGCCTGCTCGTCACGGTGCTCAACGCACGGGTCGTCGTGGCACCGATCGCCGCCGTCTCCGCGGCCATGGAGCAGGTGCGCGACGGTGAGCTCGACGTCACGGTGCAGGTCGACGACGGCACCGAGCTCGGGCTCCTGCAGGCCGGCTTCAACGACATGGCGGTCGGGCTGCGGGAACGCGAGCGCATCCGCGACCTGTTCGGCCGGCACGTCGGTGCGGCGGTCGCCACCGCGGCCACGCAGGGCCGCGTCGAGCTCGGTGGCGAGACCCGCACGGTGTCGGTGCTCATGATCGACCTCACCGGCTCCACGGCGTTCGCCACCGACCGCGAGCCGGCCGAGGTCGTCGAGATGCTGAACCGCTTCTTCGCGGTCGTCGTGGAGGAGGTCGACCGTCACGAGGGCCTGGTCAACAAGTTCATGGGCGATGCGGTGCTCGCGATCTTCGGCGCACCCGTCGACGTCGGGGACCACGCGGGCGCAGCTCTGGCCACGGCGCGTGCGATCGCGGGCCGGCTCGGCGTCGAGGTGCCGGAGGTGGGAGCCGGCATCGGTGTCTCCACCGGTCGCGCGGTCGCCGGCAACGTGGGGCACAGCTCGCGCTTCGAGTACACGGTGATCGGTGACGCGGTCAACGCCGCCGCCCGGCTCACCGACCTGGCCAAGGAGGTCGAGGGCGGCGTGCTCGTGGCGGCCGACAGCGTGACGGCCGCGGGTGGCGACGAGCAGTCGCACTGGGTGGCCCACGAGACGGTCGTGCTGCGGGGCCGTGCCGAACCCACCCCCACCGCGCGTCTCTCACCCGCCTGA
- a CDS encoding gamma-glutamyltransferase family protein, translated as MPSRSRIFAALAVVVVSALVVAVVVTRDDPEPAAQAGPVTTTTPPPPEAEPHVEAVVTIDQRATDAALAVLDDGGTAADAAVTAAAVLSVVEPYYSNLIGGETAALYYDAARQEVRSLDGVGFVGEEFSLDTYRGGQPFGLDQALVPGSWDGWMVLLAEHGELGLDRLLRPAIELARDGHVATAELQNQVVSALGAGSINAAARAVYVPGGRAVRAGETVVQSDFAASLQGIADVFAAADSRTAGLRAARDHVYRGPLGAALTEAARAEGATFTAADMARFEATTGEAISLEYDDVTVHQTPPGTQGLTMLTALNTIEKADLRPEDAASPDAAHLVIEALKLAMADREEFVGDPAFTDVPVEALLSDDYGRQQLARIDPGSSIDAPIASGLDNTTTFQVVDAGGNAVAVTTSTGYQLQAAGSTGIMMNNRMRYMTATDPGSPNFLEPGKKVRYTGNPYIVTDADGALRLLGGTIGGDTQAQVQTQHVVNVLDFGLSAADAIARYRFVTQNTPGSIAPHRTPNQVRVETSTPSDVVDSLRRRGQNVSLQSGSGPFGYGTMVVIGSGGRSADLGVDPRVPTAAGVARPPG; from the coding sequence ATGCCGTCCAGGTCGAGGATCTTCGCCGCCCTCGCGGTCGTCGTGGTGTCCGCCCTCGTCGTCGCGGTCGTGGTCACGCGGGACGACCCGGAGCCCGCGGCGCAGGCCGGGCCGGTGACCACCACGACGCCACCGCCGCCGGAGGCGGAGCCGCACGTCGAGGCGGTCGTCACGATCGACCAGCGGGCCACCGATGCCGCACTGGCCGTGCTGGACGACGGCGGGACGGCCGCCGACGCGGCGGTGACCGCCGCCGCCGTGCTGAGCGTGGTGGAGCCGTACTACTCCAACCTGATCGGTGGCGAGACCGCGGCGCTGTACTACGACGCGGCCCGGCAGGAGGTCCGCAGCCTCGACGGCGTGGGCTTCGTGGGCGAGGAGTTCTCGCTCGACACCTACCGCGGCGGCCAGCCGTTCGGCCTCGACCAGGCCCTCGTGCCGGGATCGTGGGACGGCTGGATGGTGCTGCTGGCCGAGCACGGCGAGCTCGGGCTCGACCGCCTGCTGCGCCCGGCGATCGAGCTGGCGCGTGACGGTCACGTCGCCACCGCCGAGCTGCAGAACCAGGTGGTGAGTGCCCTGGGCGCCGGTTCGATCAACGCCGCGGCGCGCGCCGTCTACGTCCCCGGTGGCCGAGCCGTCCGGGCGGGGGAGACGGTCGTGCAGTCCGACTTCGCCGCCTCGCTGCAGGGCATCGCGGACGTCTTCGCTGCCGCGGACAGCCGGACCGCCGGACTCCGGGCGGCCCGCGACCACGTGTACCGCGGCCCGCTCGGTGCGGCCCTCACCGAGGCTGCGCGGGCCGAGGGGGCGACCTTCACCGCTGCGGACATGGCCCGGTTCGAGGCGACGACGGGTGAGGCCATCTCGTTGGAGTACGACGACGTCACCGTCCACCAGACGCCGCCGGGGACCCAGGGGCTCACGATGCTGACGGCGCTGAACACCATCGAGAAGGCCGACCTGCGCCCCGAGGACGCCGCCAGTCCCGACGCCGCCCACCTGGTCATCGAGGCGCTCAAGCTGGCGATGGCCGACCGGGAGGAGTTCGTCGGCGACCCGGCCTTCACCGACGTGCCGGTCGAGGCGCTGCTGTCCGACGACTACGGCCGGCAGCAGCTGGCACGGATCGATCCCGGTTCGTCGATCGACGCGCCCATCGCCTCCGGTCTGGACAACACCACGACCTTCCAGGTCGTGGATGCCGGGGGCAACGCCGTGGCCGTGACGACCAGCACCGGCTACCAGCTCCAGGCCGCCGGCAGCACGGGCATCATGATGAACAACCGCATGCGGTACATGACGGCCACTGACCCGGGCAGCCCCAACTTCCTCGAACCGGGCAAGAAGGTCCGCTACACCGGCAACCCGTACATCGTGACCGACGCGGACGGAGCGCTCCGCCTGCTCGGCGGGACGATCGGCGGCGACACCCAGGCACAGGTCCAGACCCAGCACGTCGTCAACGTCCTGGACTTCGGGCTGAGCGCCGCCGACGCGATCGCCCGGTACCGGTTCGTCACGCAGAACACGCCCGGCAGCATCGCTCCGCACCGCACGCCCAACCAGGTCAGGGTCGAGACGAGCACGCCGAGCGACGTGGTGGACTCGCTGCGCCGCCGGGGCCAGAACGTCTCGCTGCAGTCGGGCTCAGGTCCGTTCGGCTACGGCACCATGGTCGTCATCGGGTCGGGCGGGCGCTCGGCCGACCTCGGCGTCGACCCCCGGGTGCCGACCGCTGCCGGCGTCGCCCGGCCGCCCGGCTGA
- a CDS encoding hemerythrin domain-containing protein, whose product MTTIDLGRPEAGDVIDLILDDHRRFEGLLRQLRDASSDRDAVREAFATLHVAHARAEEQCVYPTLRRRDAIDEHEAEHGAQEHAEGHQALLDLLECAGTDTQKFDDALEHLASVVNHHLTEEELTILNPAREDVPPGTRESLGEAFAAERNRQIDAGCGSLQTVRKIVAAAERDGLLDD is encoded by the coding sequence ATGACCACCATCGACCTGGGCCGGCCCGAGGCCGGCGACGTGATCGACCTGATCCTCGACGACCACCGTCGCTTCGAAGGACTCCTGCGCCAGCTGCGGGACGCCTCGAGCGACCGTGACGCCGTCCGCGAGGCCTTCGCCACGCTCCACGTGGCCCACGCCCGCGCCGAGGAGCAGTGCGTCTACCCCACGCTGCGTCGGCGCGACGCCATCGACGAGCACGAGGCGGAGCACGGCGCGCAGGAGCACGCCGAGGGGCACCAGGCGCTGCTCGACCTGCTGGAGTGCGCCGGCACCGACACGCAGAAGTTCGACGATGCCCTGGAACACCTCGCCTCCGTGGTCAACCACCACCTCACCGAGGAGGAGCTGACCATCCTCAACCCGGCGCGCGAGGATGTGCCACCTGGCACGCGCGAGAGCCTCGGCGAGGCGTTCGCCGCCGAACGGAACCGGCAGATCGACGCCGGCTGCGGCAGCCTGCAGACCGTCCGGAAGATCGTCGCGGCCGCCGAACGCGACGGCCTGCTCGACGACTGA